From the genome of Parazoarcus communis, one region includes:
- a CDS encoding indolepyruvate ferredoxin oxidoreductase family protein — translation MLNTLPRVSLDDKYTLKEGRAWMTGIQALVRLPMMQRMRDEAAGLNTAGFVSGYRGSPLGNVDQEFWRAKKYLEPMHVRFQAGLNEDLAATAVWGTQQVTLDPNARYDGVFSIWYGKGPGVDRTGDVFRHANAAGSSKHGGVLVIAGDDHAAKSSTLPHQTEHVFKALMMPVLAPAGIQEYLEYGLHGFALSRYSGCWVAFKALTDTVETSASVDVDPFKVQTVIPTDFPLPEDGLNLRWPDPPLVQEKRLLHHKLYAALAYCRANGLNRTVIDSPNARLGIITSGKSYLDVRQALDDLGIDDRIAADIGLRVYKVGMVWPLEAEGVRKFADGLEEVLVIEEKRQFLEYQLKEELYNWSEQVRPRVIGKFDEKGEWALPHSEWLLPAAGELTPAMVARVIAARIARFHTSDRIKARLAFFDAKEAALARPRLSIARVPHYCSGCPHNTSTKVPQGSRALAGIGCHYMATWLSPESTQTFCQMGGEGVPWVGQSPFTSTPHVFANLGDGTYMHSGILAIRAAVAARVNITYKILYNDAVAMTGGQPHDGTLSVPIIARQLQAEGVNNIVVVNDGTGRAYGPSDLPHGVPIRHRDELDAVQRELRTVPGVSALIYDQTCAAEKRRRRKRGTFPDPAKRVVINDLVCEGCGDCSDKSNCMSVGSVETEFGRKRTIDQSSCNKDFSCIKGFCPSFVTIEGGKLRKGKASASQGTDDLPRPQLPSTAAPWGILVTGVGGTGVVTIAALLGMAAHLEGKGISVLDMAGLAQKGGAVWSHVRIADRQDMLFAARVAAGEANAVIGCDLVVAASDESLAKMRNGHTRVVINRDQSMTSEFVRGFAAQARSGDAMKVPDPQFPAGSMEQQIVEAVGAEAAEFIDASRLATSLLGDAIATNLFMLGYAWQKGLVPLSDDAILRAIEINGAAVAANKAAFQWGRRAAVDLNAVSEAAKPQHGKPAHHTLSTTVDEVIARRQAQLTDYQNAAYAARYTRLVDRVRAAESQLMPGISLLTEAVARGYYKLLAYKDEYEVARLYTDSDFLKRVEEQFEGDYSLIFHLAPPMLADKDPQSGELQKKSYGPWMLKAMRMLTKFRHLRGSALDPFARSHDRKLDRQLIADYEQLIDEVLRGLELANHETAVELAALPDQIRGFGHVRERYLAQARKREAALLAAFQSRQPLAATVGGKARKTIAVIAG, via the coding sequence ATGCTCAATACACTGCCCCGGGTTTCGCTCGACGACAAATACACCCTGAAGGAAGGCCGTGCCTGGATGACCGGCATCCAGGCCCTGGTCAGGTTGCCAATGATGCAGCGCATGCGCGACGAGGCGGCCGGCCTGAATACCGCCGGCTTTGTGTCCGGTTATCGCGGTTCGCCGCTGGGCAATGTGGACCAGGAGTTCTGGCGGGCGAAGAAGTATCTTGAGCCGATGCATGTCCGCTTCCAGGCCGGCCTCAACGAAGATCTGGCGGCGACCGCGGTGTGGGGCACGCAGCAGGTCACGCTCGACCCCAATGCGCGCTACGACGGCGTGTTCTCCATCTGGTACGGCAAGGGGCCGGGCGTGGACCGGACCGGCGACGTGTTTCGTCACGCCAATGCCGCCGGCAGCTCGAAGCATGGTGGCGTGCTGGTGATCGCGGGGGATGACCACGCCGCCAAATCGTCCACACTGCCGCATCAGACCGAGCACGTGTTCAAGGCGCTGATGATGCCGGTGTTGGCGCCGGCAGGGATTCAGGAATATCTCGAGTACGGCCTGCACGGCTTCGCCCTGTCGCGCTACTCGGGGTGCTGGGTCGCATTCAAGGCGCTCACGGATACGGTGGAAACCTCGGCATCGGTCGATGTGGATCCGTTCAAGGTGCAGACCGTGATTCCGACCGATTTTCCGCTGCCGGAAGACGGGCTCAACCTGCGCTGGCCCGATCCGCCGCTGGTGCAGGAGAAGCGTCTGCTCCATCACAAACTGTATGCCGCACTGGCCTACTGCCGTGCCAACGGGCTCAACCGTACGGTGATCGACAGCCCCAATGCCCGGCTCGGCATCATCACCAGCGGCAAGAGCTACCTGGATGTCCGCCAGGCGCTGGATGATCTCGGTATCGACGACAGGATCGCGGCCGACATCGGTCTGCGGGTGTACAAGGTCGGCATGGTGTGGCCGCTCGAGGCCGAGGGCGTGCGCAAGTTCGCCGACGGGCTGGAAGAGGTCCTGGTGATCGAGGAGAAGCGCCAGTTCCTCGAGTATCAGCTCAAGGAGGAGCTCTACAACTGGAGCGAGCAGGTCCGCCCACGGGTGATCGGCAAGTTCGACGAGAAAGGCGAGTGGGCACTGCCGCACAGCGAGTGGCTGCTGCCGGCGGCGGGCGAGTTGACGCCGGCGATGGTGGCGCGGGTGATTGCGGCGCGCATCGCACGTTTCCATACCTCGGACCGGATCAAGGCGCGTCTGGCCTTCTTCGACGCCAAGGAAGCGGCGCTCGCGCGCCCGCGCCTGTCGATTGCGCGCGTACCGCACTACTGCTCGGGCTGTCCGCACAACACCTCGACCAAGGTGCCACAGGGCTCGCGCGCGCTGGCTGGTATCGGCTGCCACTACATGGCGACCTGGCTGTCACCGGAATCCACCCAGACCTTCTGCCAGATGGGGGGCGAGGGGGTGCCATGGGTGGGGCAGTCGCCCTTCACCAGCACGCCGCATGTGTTCGCCAACCTTGGCGACGGCACCTACATGCACTCGGGCATTCTGGCGATCCGCGCAGCCGTGGCCGCAAGGGTGAACATCACCTACAAGATTCTCTATAACGATGCGGTGGCGATGACGGGCGGTCAGCCTCATGACGGCACGCTGTCGGTACCCATCATCGCCCGCCAGCTCCAGGCGGAGGGCGTGAACAATATCGTCGTGGTCAATGACGGTACCGGGCGCGCCTATGGCCCGTCCGACCTGCCGCATGGCGTTCCCATCCGCCACCGCGACGAACTCGATGCCGTGCAGCGCGAGCTGCGTACGGTGCCGGGCGTGAGCGCGTTGATCTACGATCAGACCTGCGCTGCCGAGAAGCGCCGGCGCAGGAAGCGGGGGACCTTCCCCGATCCGGCGAAGCGGGTGGTGATCAACGACCTCGTTTGTGAAGGCTGCGGCGACTGCAGCGACAAGTCGAACTGCATGTCGGTCGGCTCGGTCGAGACCGAGTTCGGTCGCAAGCGCACGATCGACCAGTCCTCCTGCAACAAGGATTTCTCCTGCATCAAGGGCTTCTGCCCGAGCTTCGTCACCATCGAGGGGGGCAAGCTGCGCAAGGGCAAGGCCAGTGCGTCGCAAGGGACGGATGACTTGCCGCGCCCGCAACTGCCTTCCACTGCCGCGCCGTGGGGCATTCTGGTGACGGGTGTCGGCGGCACCGGCGTGGTGACGATTGCAGCCTTGCTCGGCATGGCCGCCCACCTCGAAGGCAAAGGCATCTCGGTGCTCGACATGGCCGGGCTGGCGCAGAAGGGCGGCGCGGTGTGGTCGCATGTTCGCATCGCCGACCGTCAGGACATGCTGTTTGCTGCGCGTGTGGCGGCTGGCGAAGCCAATGCAGTGATTGGCTGCGATCTGGTCGTGGCCGCGAGCGACGAGTCGCTGGCGAAGATGCGCAACGGCCACACGCGGGTCGTGATCAACCGCGATCAGTCCATGACCAGCGAGTTCGTGCGCGGCTTTGCAGCTCAGGCCCGCAGTGGCGATGCCATGAAAGTGCCGGATCCGCAGTTCCCGGCCGGTTCGATGGAGCAGCAGATCGTCGAGGCCGTGGGCGCCGAGGCGGCCGAGTTCATCGATGCCTCGCGTCTTGCGACCAGCCTGCTGGGGGACGCGATCGCCACCAATCTGTTCATGCTCGGTTATGCCTGGCAAAAGGGTCTCGTGCCGCTGAGCGACGACGCCATTCTGCGTGCGATCGAGATCAACGGTGCCGCGGTGGCGGCAAACAAGGCAGCGTTCCAGTGGGGGCGTCGGGCCGCAGTGGATCTGAATGCCGTGAGCGAGGCGGCGAAGCCGCAGCATGGCAAGCCTGCGCATCACACCCTCTCGACCACGGTCGACGAGGTGATCGCCCGTCGCCAGGCGCAGCTGACCGATTACCAGAATGCCGCGTATGCAGCCCGTTACACCAGGCTCGTCGATCGCGTCCGCGCCGCCGAATCACAGTTGATGCCGGGGATCTCGCTGCTTACCGAGGCTGTCGCACGCGGCTATTACAAGCTGCTGGCCTACAAGGATGAGTACGAGGTCGCGCGCCTGTATACCGACAGCGACTTCCTCAAGCGCGTCGAGGAGCAGTTCGAAGGTGACTACTCGCTGATCTTCCATCTTGCGCCGCCGATGCTGGCAGACAAGGACCCGCAGAGCGGCGAGTTGCAGAAGAAGTCCTACGGCCCCTGGATGCTCAAGGCGATGCGGATGCTGACGAAGTTCCGGCATCTTCGCGGCAGTGCGCTCGATCCCTTTGCGCGCAGCCATGATCGCAAGCTCGACCGGCAACTGATTGCGGACTACGAGCAGCTGATCGACGAGGTGCTGCGCGGGCTGGAGCTCGCCAACCACGAGACCGCGGTCGAGCTCGCGGCCTTGCCGGACCAGATCCGGGGCTTTGGTCATGTGCGCGAACGTTATCTGGCACAGGCCAGGAAGCGCGAGGCTGCACTGCTTGCGGCGTTTCAATCGCGTCAGCCGCTCGCGGCAACGGTCGGCGGGAAGGCGCGCAAGACGATTGCGGTGATTGCAGGCTAA
- a CDS encoding type II secretion system F family protein, which yields MATASRTAKRRVSVGPKEELYNWEGKDKTGKIIRGEMRATGDAIVQATLRRQGVLVTKVKKQKMSRGHKITEKDIALFTRQLATMMKSGVPLLQAFEIGIKGSGNPSLARMLNEVRTDVETGSSLSQAFSRHPVHFDKLFCNLVAAGEQAGILDNLLDRIATYKEKILAIKSKIKSALFYPLAVIVVAALVVAVIMLFVVPEFKNVFASFGAELPGPTLIVIAMSDFFVDFWYLVFGIIAGTIMSIAFLYRRSSAMQIAVDRLVLKLPVVGDIILKATVARWSRTLSTMFAAGVPLVEALESVGGAAGNYVYLTATKAIQNEVSTGTSLTVAMQNSNVFPTMVVQMVSIGEESGQLDSMLSKVADFFEQEVDDAVAGLSTLLEPIIMVFLGVVIGGLVVAMYLPIFKLGAVV from the coding sequence ATGGCGACTGCATCCCGAACTGCCAAACGCCGCGTGAGCGTCGGGCCGAAGGAAGAGTTGTACAACTGGGAAGGCAAGGACAAGACCGGAAAGATCATCCGCGGCGAGATGCGCGCCACGGGCGACGCCATCGTTCAGGCAACCCTGCGCCGCCAGGGGGTGCTGGTCACCAAGGTCAAGAAGCAGAAGATGTCCCGTGGCCACAAGATCACGGAAAAGGATATCGCCCTGTTTACCCGCCAGCTGGCCACAATGATGAAGTCTGGCGTGCCGCTGCTGCAGGCGTTCGAGATTGGTATCAAGGGCTCGGGCAACCCCAGTCTGGCGCGAATGCTGAACGAGGTCCGCACGGACGTCGAAACGGGCTCTAGCCTGTCGCAGGCTTTTAGCAGACATCCGGTTCACTTCGACAAGCTTTTTTGCAACCTGGTAGCGGCTGGCGAACAGGCAGGCATCCTGGACAACCTGCTCGACCGCATCGCGACCTACAAGGAAAAAATTCTTGCCATCAAGAGCAAGATCAAGTCTGCACTTTTCTATCCGCTCGCAGTCATCGTTGTTGCAGCGCTCGTCGTTGCAGTGATCATGCTGTTCGTAGTCCCGGAGTTCAAGAACGTATTTGCGAGTTTTGGAGCAGAGCTACCCGGCCCGACCCTGATCGTCATCGCAATGTCCGACTTCTTTGTCGACTTCTGGTACCTGGTATTCGGCATCATTGCCGGCACCATCATGAGCATCGCATTCCTGTACAGGCGTTCTTCGGCAATGCAGATCGCTGTGGACAGGTTGGTGCTCAAACTCCCAGTGGTGGGAGACATCATCCTGAAAGCCACTGTGGCGCGCTGGTCGAGAACCCTGTCGACCATGTTTGCTGCCGGTGTGCCTCTGGTCGAAGCACTGGAGTCCGTAGGCGGCGCAGCCGGAAACTATGTCTATCTGACCGCAACCAAGGCGATCCAGAACGAAGTGAGTACCGGAACGAGTCTCACCGTGGCGATGCAGAACAGCAACGTGTTTCCAACCATGGTGGTACAGATGGTGTCGATCGGCGAAGAGTCGGGCCAGCTCGACAGCATGTTGTCGAAAGTCGCGGACTTTTTCGAGCAGGAAGTGGACGACGCTGTTGCAGGCCTGTCCACCCTGCTGGAACCTATCATCATGGTCTTCCTCGGCGTCGTGATCGGCGGCCTGGTGGTTGCCATGTACCTGCCGATCTTCAAACTCGGCGCCGTTGTCTGA
- a CDS encoding Glu/Leu/Phe/Val dehydrogenase dimerization domain-containing protein, whose product MAVFSLSDFADHEQVVFCSDDKSGLKAIIAVHNSNLGPALGGCRMWPYASEEEAVRDVLRLSRGMTYKSAMANLKLGGGKSVIIGNPRTEKTPALLAAFARALENLNGRYIAAEDSGTSVEDMKYMAQFTSHVSGIVDKPTDGGTRSGDPSPATAYGTFVGIKAAVKAKLGRDSLDGLRVAVQGVGHVGLDLAQQLKAAGAKLWITDIHRESLAEAAKVLGATVVAPDEIFGLDVDVFAPCALGAILNDQTIPQLKASIVAGASNNQLGESRHGLELMKRGILYAPDYVINAGGIIDVYHERIGFDRSALVGHVEGIYDNLMEVFERALKEARPTGEVADAIAEERFMR is encoded by the coding sequence ATGGCTGTATTTTCATTGAGCGATTTCGCCGATCACGAACAGGTCGTGTTCTGCAGCGACGACAAGAGCGGGCTGAAGGCGATCATCGCCGTTCATAACTCGAACCTCGGACCTGCGCTCGGCGGCTGCCGGATGTGGCCCTATGCCAGCGAGGAGGAGGCCGTGCGCGACGTGCTGCGGCTGTCGCGCGGCATGACCTACAAATCCGCCATGGCCAACCTGAAGCTCGGCGGCGGCAAGTCGGTGATCATCGGCAACCCACGCACCGAGAAGACCCCGGCCCTGCTCGCGGCATTTGCACGTGCGCTGGAAAATCTGAACGGCCGTTACATTGCCGCCGAAGACTCCGGCACCAGCGTGGAAGACATGAAGTACATGGCCCAGTTCACCTCGCATGTGTCAGGCATCGTCGACAAGCCGACCGATGGCGGCACCCGCAGCGGCGACCCCTCTCCGGCCACGGCCTACGGCACCTTCGTTGGCATCAAGGCGGCGGTGAAGGCGAAGCTCGGCCGTGATTCGCTCGACGGGTTGCGCGTGGCCGTGCAGGGTGTGGGCCATGTCGGGCTGGACCTGGCGCAGCAACTGAAGGCGGCGGGGGCAAAGCTGTGGATCACCGACATCCATCGCGAGTCGCTGGCCGAGGCTGCAAAAGTGCTCGGAGCGACCGTGGTGGCGCCTGACGAGATTTTCGGTCTTGATGTTGACGTGTTTGCGCCCTGTGCGCTCGGCGCCATCCTGAACGATCAGACCATTCCGCAGTTGAAGGCCTCCATCGTCGCCGGCGCTTCGAACAACCAGCTCGGCGAGTCGCGCCACGGGCTCGAACTGATGAAGCGAGGCATCCTGTATGCGCCCGACTATGTGATCAACGCCGGTGGCATCATCGATGTCTACCACGAGCGCATCGGCTTTGACCGCTCTGCACTGGTGGGCCACGTCGAAGGCATTTACGACAACCTGATGGAGGTCTTCGAGCGCGCACTGAAGGAAGCGCGTCCGACCGGCGAAGTGGCTGACGCCATCGCCGAGGAGCGCTTCATGCGCTGA
- a CDS encoding DUF502 domain-containing protein yields MKKYFITGLLIWIPLTITFMVLAWIINTLDQILLWLPTGSQPRDVLGFNIPGIGVLASLLIVFFTGLVAANVLGQKVVQLWEGILARIPVVKSIYYSVKQVSDTLFSSSGQAFRKALLVQYPRQGSWTIAFLTGKPGGDAAKHLEGDFVSIYVPTTPNPTSGFFLMMPKEDVIELEMSVDEALKYIISMGVVSPPTRKPPQRPALLNE; encoded by the coding sequence GTGAAAAAATACTTCATCACCGGGCTGCTGATCTGGATCCCGCTGACCATCACCTTCATGGTGCTGGCATGGATCATCAACACCCTGGATCAAATCCTGCTGTGGTTGCCCACGGGCTCCCAGCCGAGAGACGTACTCGGGTTCAACATCCCCGGCATTGGCGTACTGGCCAGCCTGCTCATCGTGTTCTTCACGGGCCTGGTTGCCGCAAACGTGCTGGGACAGAAAGTCGTGCAGCTATGGGAAGGCATCCTTGCACGCATCCCGGTGGTGAAGTCGATCTACTACAGCGTGAAGCAGGTCTCCGACACGCTGTTTTCGAGCAGCGGTCAGGCCTTTCGCAAGGCGCTGCTGGTGCAGTACCCGCGCCAGGGCTCGTGGACAATTGCATTCCTCACCGGCAAGCCGGGGGGCGATGCGGCCAAGCACCTCGAGGGCGACTTCGTCAGCATCTATGTGCCAACCACGCCCAACCCGACTTCGGGTTTTTTCCTGATGATGCCCAAAGAGGATGTCATCGAACTCGAGATGAGTGTGGACGAGGCACTGAAGTACATCATCTCGATGGGGGTGGTATCGCCCCCGACGCGCAAGCCGCCGCAACGGCCCGCGCTGCTCAACGAATGA
- a CDS encoding prepilin peptidase, with translation MSEFLSDPLAFTPLVTLLGLFVGSFLNVVIHRLPRMMERDWQVQAAEMRGEPAPESERFNLAAPRSRCPHCGHLITALENIPVVSYLFLRGRCGHCSAPISRRYPMVEVLTAVLSGYAAWHFGFGLAAAGALLFLWAMIALAFIDLDTQLLPDDITLPLLWLGLAFNLAGVYTDLPSAVIGAMAGYLTLWSIFWLFKLATGKEGMGYGDFKLLGAIGAWLGWQTLPLTILLSSVVGAVIGISLIVFARHGRNIPIPFGPYLATAGIIALFWGEAITQRYMGVL, from the coding sequence ATGTCAGAGTTCCTGAGCGACCCGCTCGCCTTCACCCCACTCGTCACGCTGCTCGGTCTCTTTGTCGGCAGTTTCCTCAATGTCGTGATCCATCGCCTGCCGCGGATGATGGAGCGCGACTGGCAGGTGCAGGCGGCGGAAATGCGCGGCGAACCCGCCCCCGAATCCGAGCGCTTCAACCTCGCCGCCCCCCGGTCACGCTGCCCCCATTGCGGACACCTGATCACCGCGCTTGAAAACATCCCGGTGGTCAGCTATCTGTTCCTGCGTGGCCGTTGCGGCCACTGCTCCGCGCCGATCAGCCGCCGCTACCCCATGGTGGAAGTGCTCACCGCCGTGCTCTCCGGCTACGCGGCATGGCATTTCGGTTTCGGCCTGGCCGCCGCCGGCGCATTGCTCTTCCTCTGGGCCATGATCGCGCTTGCCTTCATCGATCTCGACACTCAGTTGCTCCCGGACGACATCACGCTGCCACTGCTCTGGCTTGGTCTCGCGTTCAACCTCGCCGGCGTCTACACGGACCTGCCGAGCGCAGTGATTGGCGCGATGGCAGGTTACCTGACGCTGTGGTCGATCTTCTGGCTGTTCAAGCTTGCGACCGGCAAGGAGGGCATGGGCTACGGCGACTTCAAGCTCCTCGGCGCCATTGGCGCATGGCTTGGCTGGCAGACGCTGCCGCTGACCATTCTTCTCTCCTCGGTCGTCGGGGCGGTGATCGGCATCAGCCTGATCGTATTCGCCCGCCACGGCAGAAACATTCCGATACCGTTCGGCCCATATCTCGCGACGGCCGGCATCATCGCGCTGTTCTGGGGTGAAGCGATCACACAGCGCTACATGGGCGTGCTCTGA
- the aspS gene encoding aspartate--tRNA ligase, with product MRTQYCGQVTAANLDQTVTLCGWVHRRRDHGGVIFIDLRDREGLVQVVCDPDRAEMFGVAESVRSEFVLKMSGKVRRRPAGTENANLTSGEIEVLCHEIEVLNSSVTPPFQLDDENLSETVRLTNRVVDLRRPQMQKNMMLRYKAAMSFRRFLDGAGFIDIETPMLTKSTPEGARDYLVPSRVHPGQFFALPQSPQLFKQLLMVAGFDRYYQLTKCFRDEDLRADRQPEFTQVDIETSFLNEVEITALMEEMTRFVFKETLDVELPSPFPRMSYAEAMRRFGSDKPDLRVTLELTDVTDAVQDVAFKVFSGPATTGGRVAAMRVPGGASLSRGEIDEYTKFVSIYGARGLAYIKVNDAAQPNETGLQSPIVKNLHETALRTILERTGAQSGDLIFFGADKTNVVNDALGALRTKLGHEKGFVTGEAWCPLWVVDFPMFEYDDESKRWTACHHPFTSPKDEHLDLLTTSPGECLAKAYDLALNGWEIGGGSVRIHRADVQARVFDALNIGPEEQQLKFGFLLDALKYGAPPHGGMAFGLDRVVTMMAGAESIRDVIAFPKTQRAQCLLTNAPGEVDEKQLRELHIRLRQKVETQVEVGKS from the coding sequence ATGCGTACTCAATACTGCGGTCAGGTCACTGCCGCCAACCTCGACCAGACTGTCACCCTGTGCGGCTGGGTGCACCGCCGCCGTGACCACGGGGGCGTGATCTTCATCGACCTGCGTGACCGTGAAGGCCTGGTTCAGGTCGTTTGCGACCCTGACCGTGCCGAGATGTTCGGCGTTGCAGAATCGGTACGCAGCGAGTTCGTGCTCAAGATGAGCGGCAAGGTTCGCCGCCGCCCCGCTGGCACGGAGAACGCCAACCTGACCTCCGGCGAAATTGAAGTGCTCTGTCACGAGATCGAAGTGCTGAACTCCTCGGTGACGCCGCCCTTCCAGCTCGACGACGAGAATCTGTCCGAGACGGTACGCCTGACCAACCGGGTCGTCGACCTGCGCCGTCCGCAGATGCAGAAGAACATGATGCTGCGCTACAAGGCCGCCATGTCCTTCCGTCGCTTCCTCGACGGTGCCGGCTTCATCGACATCGAAACCCCGATGCTGACCAAGAGCACGCCCGAAGGCGCTCGCGACTACCTGGTTCCGTCCCGCGTGCATCCCGGCCAGTTCTTTGCCCTGCCGCAGTCGCCGCAGCTGTTCAAGCAGCTGCTGATGGTGGCCGGCTTCGACCGTTACTACCAGCTCACCAAGTGCTTCCGCGACGAGGACCTCCGCGCCGACCGCCAGCCCGAATTCACCCAGGTCGATATCGAGACCTCGTTCCTGAACGAGGTCGAGATTACCGCCCTGATGGAAGAGATGACCCGCTTCGTGTTCAAGGAAACCCTTGACGTTGAGCTGCCGTCGCCCTTCCCGCGCATGAGCTACGCCGAGGCCATGCGCCGCTTCGGTTCGGACAAGCCCGACCTGCGCGTCACCCTTGAGCTGACGGACGTTACCGATGCGGTGCAGGACGTCGCCTTCAAGGTCTTCTCAGGCCCGGCCACGACGGGCGGTCGCGTTGCAGCGATGCGCGTACCCGGTGGCGCCAGCCTGAGCCGCGGCGAAATCGACGAATACACCAAGTTCGTCAGCATCTACGGTGCCCGCGGTCTTGCCTACATCAAGGTCAACGATGCGGCGCAGCCCAACGAAACAGGCCTGCAGTCGCCCATCGTCAAGAACCTGCACGAAACGGCGCTGCGCACCATTCTCGAGCGCACCGGCGCCCAGTCCGGCGACCTGATCTTCTTCGGTGCAGACAAGACCAATGTGGTCAACGACGCCCTTGGCGCCCTGCGCACCAAGCTCGGTCACGAAAAGGGCTTCGTCACCGGCGAAGCCTGGTGCCCGCTGTGGGTGGTCGACTTCCCGATGTTCGAATACGACGACGAGAGCAAGCGCTGGACGGCCTGCCATCACCCCTTCACCAGCCCGAAGGATGAGCACCTCGACCTGCTCACCACCAGCCCGGGCGAATGTCTGGCCAAGGCCTACGACCTCGCGCTCAACGGCTGGGAGATCGGTGGTGGTTCGGTGCGTATCCATCGCGCCGACGTGCAGGCCAGGGTGTTCGATGCGCTCAACATCGGCCCCGAAGAGCAGCAGCTCAAGTTCGGCTTCCTGCTCGACGCCCTCAAGTACGGCGCACCGCCGCACGGTGGCATGGCCTTCGGCCTCGACCGTGTGGTGACCATGATGGCCGGCGCCGAGTCGATCCGTGATGTCATCGCCTTCCCCAAGACTCAGCGCGCGCAGTGCCTGCTGACCAATGCACCAGGCGAAGTGGACGAAAAGCAGTTGCGCGAACTCCACATCCGTCTTCGGCAGAAAGTCGAGACGCAGGTCGAAGTCGGCAAGAGCTGA
- a CDS encoding FmdB family zinc ribbon protein has protein sequence MPIYEYRCESCGFQKEHLQKMSDPVLDTCPNCGKGSYVKQLSAAGFQLKGSGWYATDFKGGSKTSSAASAATTASSDAGSAPACAGSCACHPS, from the coding sequence ATGCCCATCTACGAATACCGTTGTGAAAGCTGTGGATTCCAGAAGGAACATCTGCAGAAAATGAGTGATCCGGTGCTCGACACCTGTCCCAACTGCGGAAAAGGAAGCTACGTCAAGCAGCTGTCTGCTGCCGGATTCCAGCTGAAAGGCAGTGGCTGGTATGCAACCGACTTCAAGGGCGGAAGCAAGACCTCATCCGCGGCGAGTGCCGCGACGACAGCATCGTCGGATGCGGGCAGTGCGCCCGCATGCGCAGGCAGCTGTGCCTGCCACCCGTCCTGA
- a CDS encoding sodium-dependent transporter, protein MAKTHTHAQWSSRMGFVLAATGSAVGLGNIWKFPYMIGQSGGAAFVLVYLACIAMIGLPILVSEWMIGRRGQKNPINTMSEVAAANGRSRNWAVVGATGVLGAFLILSFYSVIGGWALSYMGDMASGSFSGMDKEAVGGAFTAFLADPGSLLVWHSVFMALTVGVVAMGVSGGLERASKLMMPALGILLMVLVAYGTTTGGFGAAVQYLFNPDWSKLDGKVVLAALGHAFFTLSLGMGIMMAYGSYLGQDVNLLRTARTVVLMDTVIAIAAGLAIFPIVFANGLDPAAGPGLIFVTLPLAFGNISGGLVLGTIFFLLLTFAALTSAISLLEPVVELVEERTPLSRLGATAVAGMATWALGIAALLSFNVWGDVLIFGLNIFDLLDQLTSKFLLPLTGLGAIVFAAWYLDRDSVRKELGLSAGAFGVWSFVARFVAPAGVLIVFVSNL, encoded by the coding sequence ATGGCAAAGACCCACACCCATGCACAGTGGTCCTCCCGGATGGGCTTCGTGCTTGCAGCCACCGGCTCCGCTGTCGGCCTCGGCAACATCTGGAAATTCCCCTACATGATCGGCCAGAGCGGCGGCGCTGCCTTCGTGCTGGTCTATCTGGCCTGTATCGCGATGATCGGGCTGCCCATTCTCGTGTCCGAATGGATGATCGGCCGGCGCGGCCAGAAGAACCCGATCAACACCATGTCCGAAGTCGCAGCTGCCAACGGACGCAGCCGCAACTGGGCGGTCGTCGGTGCAACCGGCGTTCTTGGCGCGTTCCTGATCCTGTCGTTTTACAGCGTGATCGGCGGCTGGGCCCTGTCCTACATGGGCGACATGGCCAGTGGCAGCTTCAGCGGCATGGACAAGGAAGCGGTTGGTGGCGCATTCACCGCCTTCCTGGCCGACCCCGGCAGCCTGCTGGTGTGGCATTCGGTATTCATGGCACTGACCGTGGGTGTTGTCGCCATGGGCGTTTCGGGCGGCCTGGAGCGCGCATCCAAACTGATGATGCCGGCGCTGGGCATCCTGCTCATGGTGCTCGTTGCCTACGGCACCACGACCGGCGGCTTCGGGGCGGCAGTTCAGTATCTGTTCAACCCCGACTGGAGCAAGCTCGACGGCAAGGTGGTCCTGGCCGCGCTCGGCCACGCCTTCTTCACCCTGTCACTCGGCATGGGCATCATGATGGCTTACGGCTCCTACCTCGGCCAGGACGTCAATCTGCTGCGCACCGCGCGTACCGTCGTGCTGATGGATACCGTGATTGCGATTGCGGCCGGACTGGCGATCTTTCCCATCGTATTCGCCAACGGCCTCGACCCCGCTGCGGGCCCCGGCCTGATCTTTGTCACCCTGCCGCTGGCCTTCGGCAATATCTCGGGTGGCCTGGTACTGGGCACGATCTTCTTCCTGCTCCTGACCTTTGCCGCGCTCACCTCGGCCATCTCGCTGCTCGAGCCCGTGGTGGAGCTGGTCGAAGAGCGCACGCCGCTCAGCCGTCTCGGCGCGACCGCGGTTGCCGGCATGGCCACTTGGGCACTGGGCATCGCAGCCCTGCTGTCCTTCAATGTGTGGGGAGATGTGCTGATCTTTGGTCTGAACATCTTTGACCTGCTTGATCAGCTCACCAGCAAGTTCCTGCTGCCCCTGACCGGACTCGGCGCGATCGTCTTTGCGGCCTGGTATCTCGACCGCGACAGCGTACGCAAGGAACTGGGGCTTTCGGCCGGCGCCTTCGGTGTGTGGTCCTTCGTGGCCCGCTTCGTGGCACCGGCTGGCGTGCTGATCGTATTCGTCAGCAATCTCTGA